The Saccharothrix variisporea genome has a segment encoding these proteins:
- a CDS encoding thiolase family protein, translating to MTDVFVLDGVRTPFGRYGGALSGVRPDDLAAHVVGTLAERSDLDPAQVDEVVFGDANQAGEDNRNVARMAALLAGWPTSVPGTTVNRLCGSGLDAVMQASRTIAVDDASLVVAGGVESMSRAPWVLQKPAKGFPSGHETLHSTTLGWRMTNPKMPAEWTVSLGESTEALADRFGIGREEQDAFALRSHQLAAKAWDNGFYDGHVVPVPGTDLTRDEGIRADTSLEKLATLKPAFRPQGTVTAGNASPLNDGASALLLGSQAAADRLGVTPLARIAGRGAAGVDPDVFGIGPVEAAEIALRRAGIGWDDLAAVELNEAFAAQSLACLKSWPALDPEIVNVNGGAIAIGHPLGASGGRVVLQLAHELRRRGGGWGLAALCIGVGQGLAVVVEA from the coding sequence GTGACCGACGTGTTCGTGCTCGACGGCGTGCGCACCCCGTTCGGCCGCTACGGCGGCGCCCTGTCCGGCGTGCGCCCCGACGACCTGGCCGCCCACGTCGTGGGCACGCTCGCCGAGCGCTCCGACCTCGACCCGGCGCAGGTCGACGAGGTCGTGTTCGGCGACGCCAACCAGGCGGGCGAGGACAACCGGAACGTCGCCCGGATGGCGGCCCTGCTCGCCGGGTGGCCGACGTCCGTGCCCGGGACGACCGTGAACCGGCTGTGCGGGTCCGGCCTGGACGCCGTCATGCAGGCTTCGCGCACCATCGCCGTCGATGACGCCTCCTTGGTCGTCGCGGGCGGGGTCGAGTCGATGAGCCGGGCGCCGTGGGTGCTGCAGAAGCCCGCCAAGGGCTTCCCGTCCGGCCACGAGACCCTGCACTCCACCACCCTCGGGTGGCGCATGACCAACCCGAAGATGCCCGCCGAGTGGACCGTGTCGCTCGGCGAGTCCACCGAGGCCCTCGCCGACCGCTTCGGCATCGGCCGCGAGGAGCAGGACGCGTTCGCGCTGCGCAGCCACCAGCTCGCCGCGAAGGCCTGGGACAACGGCTTCTACGACGGCCACGTGGTCCCCGTGCCGGGCACGGACCTGACCCGCGACGAAGGCATCCGCGCCGACACCAGCCTGGAGAAGCTCGCCACCCTGAAGCCCGCCTTCCGTCCACAGGGGACGGTGACGGCAGGCAACGCCTCACCGCTCAACGACGGCGCGTCGGCACTGCTGCTGGGTTCGCAGGCCGCCGCCGACCGCCTGGGTGTGACGCCGTTGGCACGCATCGCCGGACGCGGCGCGGCGGGTGTCGACCCGGACGTGTTCGGCATCGGCCCCGTCGAGGCGGCCGAGATCGCCCTGCGCCGAGCCGGGATCGGCTGGGACGACCTGGCGGCGGTGGAGCTCAACGAGGCGTTCGCCGCCCAGTCGCTGGCCTGCCTGAAGTCCTGGCCCGCGCTGGACCCCGAGATCGTCAACGTCAACGGTGGTGCGATCGCCATCGGTCACCCCCTCGGCGCGTCCGGCGGGCGGGTCGTGCTGCAACTCGCCCACGAGCTGCGTCGGCGCGGCGGCGGGTGGGGTTTGGCGGCGCTGTGCATCGGTGTCGGCCAAGGGCTGGCCGTGGTTGTCGAGGCATGA
- a CDS encoding group II truncated hemoglobin encodes MTEQQTMYEAIGGSKVLDELVEVFYAKVLDDPLLKPLFENFTRTHLEHVSVWLAEVFGGPAGFTEELGGHLHILQAHHGLGISEEQRARWAELMKESAREVLPADERLQDSFGRYIDWGTAIARDVSQPGEAYPESAGDVPRRHWQ; translated from the coding sequence GTGACCGAGCAGCAAACGATGTACGAGGCCATCGGCGGCAGCAAGGTGCTGGACGAGCTGGTGGAGGTGTTCTACGCCAAGGTGCTCGACGACCCGCTGCTCAAGCCACTGTTCGAGAACTTCACGCGCACGCACCTGGAGCACGTGTCGGTGTGGCTGGCGGAGGTGTTCGGCGGCCCGGCCGGCTTCACCGAGGAGTTGGGCGGGCACCTGCACATCCTCCAGGCGCACCACGGCCTGGGCATCAGCGAGGAGCAGCGGGCCAGGTGGGCGGAGCTGATGAAGGAGTCGGCGCGCGAGGTGCTGCCGGCCGACGAACGGCTGCAGGACAGCTTCGGCCGCTACATCGACTGGGGCACCGCCATCGCCCGGGACGTGTCGCAGCCGGGCGAGGCCTACCCGGAGAGCGCGGGGGACGTCCCGCGCCGGCACTGGCAGTGA
- a CDS encoding aldo/keto reductase yields MGMSDLYGPADEAESTATIHAALDAGVTLFDTGDFYGMGHNELLLRDALRARPGARDDAVISVKFGALRDPDGGWSGYDARPAAVKNFAAYSLRRLGTDHIDIYRPARLDPAVPIEDTVGAIAELVEAGHVRHIGLSEVGAETLRRAAAVHPISDLQIEYSLLSRGIEQEVLPAARELGIGITAYGVLSRGLLSGHWQPTRALANDFRAISPRFQPGNVEHNLALVESLRAIATAKDATVAQVAIAWVAAQGEDIVPLVGARTRSRLTESLAATTLTLTDSDLATISEAIPADAAAGTRYATPLMADLDSER; encoded by the coding sequence ATGGGGATGTCCGACCTCTACGGCCCCGCCGACGAGGCCGAGAGCACCGCCACCATCCACGCGGCCCTCGACGCCGGCGTCACCCTGTTCGACACCGGCGACTTCTACGGCATGGGCCACAACGAACTGCTGCTCCGCGACGCCCTGCGCGCCCGCCCGGGTGCCCGGGACGACGCGGTGATCAGCGTCAAGTTCGGGGCCCTGCGGGACCCGGACGGCGGCTGGTCGGGCTACGACGCCCGCCCGGCGGCGGTGAAGAACTTCGCCGCCTACAGCCTGCGCCGCCTGGGCACGGACCACATCGACATCTACCGCCCGGCCCGCCTCGACCCGGCCGTGCCGATCGAGGACACAGTCGGCGCCATCGCGGAGTTGGTGGAGGCAGGCCACGTGCGCCACATCGGCCTGTCCGAGGTCGGCGCGGAGACCCTCCGCAGGGCCGCCGCCGTGCACCCGATCTCCGACCTCCAGATCGAGTACTCCCTGCTGTCCCGGGGCATCGAGCAGGAGGTCCTGCCGGCGGCCCGGGAGTTGGGCATCGGCATCACGGCCTACGGGGTCCTCTCGCGAGGCCTGCTGTCCGGCCACTGGCAACCGACCCGCGCCCTCGCCAACGACTTCCGCGCCATCAGCCCCCGCTTCCAGCCCGGCAACGTCGAGCACAACCTGGCCCTGGTGGAGTCCCTGCGTGCCATCGCCACAGCCAAGGACGCGACAGTCGCGCAAGTGGCCATCGCGTGGGTCGCCGCCCAGGGCGAGGACATCGTCCCGCTGGTGGGCGCCCGCACACGCAGCCGCCTGACCGAGTCCCTGGCCGCCACAACCCTGACCCTGACCGACTCGGACCTGGCCACCATCAGCGAGGCGATCCCCGCCGACGCCGCCGCCGGCACCCGCTACGCCACACCCCTGATGGCCGACCTCGACAGCGAACGCTGA
- a CDS encoding alpha/beta hydrolase, which yields MLDLSLINGPIPAAVTVVAAAGLVLLAVGVRPFRIVLFAVLAGVLSAALVGLVVNVVWRPFPEPLPLKVLVCLGALVLAVVLAVVRWRARVHRVIALFAVVTVLVGALSGVNTFYGQYPTMRAVLGPLLAETVDLDEAARPAGDLVVPDGSVLADVWQPASVPDKGTVSSADIPASTDYRPRGAWVYLPPAYAVSPRPRLPVVVLLAGQPGTPRDWLDAGQLAQHLDAFARQHRGLAPIVVMADQLGSLMANPICVDSSRGALETYLAKDVPNWVKQRLTVDQRRTAWTIAGFSQGGTCALQLAVRAPDVYGKFIDISGQAEPTLGNRADTIRQVFGGDAEAFRRVNPLDVLATRRFPDTEGVVVAGQGDVYYRDEDRKVYEACQRAGMDVRWAELPGGHDWNVWRPGLYDSLPWLAQRTGLAR from the coding sequence GTGCTCGACCTTTCGCTGATCAACGGACCCATCCCGGCGGCGGTCACAGTGGTGGCCGCCGCCGGTTTGGTGTTGTTGGCGGTCGGTGTCCGTCCTTTCCGGATAGTCCTGTTCGCGGTGCTCGCCGGTGTGCTGTCCGCCGCCTTGGTGGGGCTGGTCGTCAACGTGGTGTGGCGGCCGTTTCCCGAGCCGTTGCCGCTGAAAGTGCTGGTGTGCCTGGGCGCTCTCGTGCTCGCCGTGGTGTTGGCCGTGGTGCGGTGGCGGGCGCGTGTGCACCGGGTGATCGCCTTGTTCGCCGTGGTGACCGTTCTGGTGGGCGCGTTGTCAGGGGTGAACACCTTTTACGGGCAGTACCCGACCATGCGGGCGGTTCTGGGGCCGTTGCTGGCCGAAACCGTGGACCTGGACGAAGCCGCCCGGCCCGCCGGTGACCTCGTCGTGCCGGACGGGTCCGTGCTCGCCGACGTGTGGCAACCGGCGAGCGTGCCGGACAAGGGGACGGTGTCGTCGGCGGACATCCCGGCGAGCACCGACTACCGGCCGCGTGGCGCCTGGGTGTACCTGCCGCCCGCCTACGCTGTGTCGCCGCGCCCCCGGTTGCCCGTGGTCGTGCTGCTGGCCGGCCAGCCGGGCACGCCCCGCGACTGGCTCGACGCCGGCCAACTCGCGCAACACCTGGACGCGTTCGCCCGGCAGCACCGCGGGCTCGCGCCGATCGTCGTCATGGCCGACCAGTTGGGTTCCCTGATGGCCAACCCGATCTGCGTCGACTCCTCGCGCGGCGCGCTGGAGACCTACCTGGCCAAGGACGTACCGAACTGGGTCAAGCAGCGGCTCACCGTCGACCAGCGGCGCACGGCGTGGACCATCGCCGGGTTCTCCCAAGGCGGCACGTGCGCGCTGCAACTGGCCGTGCGCGCGCCGGACGTCTACGGGAAGTTCATCGACATCTCCGGCCAGGCCGAGCCGACCCTGGGCAACCGCGCGGACACCATTCGGCAGGTGTTCGGCGGCGACGCCGAGGCCTTCCGGCGGGTCAACCCGCTGGACGTCCTCGCGACCCGGCGGTTCCCCGACACCGAGGGCGTGGTGGTGGCGGGCCAGGGCGACGTCTACTACCGCGACGAGGACAGGAAGGTGTACGAAGCGTGCCAACGGGCGGGGATGGACGTGCGGTGGGCGGAACTGCCCGGCGGCCACGACTGGAACGTCTGGCGGCCGGGGCTGTACGACTCGCTGCCGTGGCTCGCGCAGCGCACCGGCTTGGCCCGCTGA
- a CDS encoding TetR/AcrR family transcriptional regulator: MGGERSVTTRERIIQAAAELLADGGIDAVSTRAVAAAAGVQAPALYRLFGDKQGLLDAVTAHGFERYLAAKKTVAPSDDPVEDLRRGWDLHVEFGLTHPAFYVLMYGVPQPGRRPTAADDAYRLLVGILERVAAQGRLKVPVETAASIVHATNTGVTLSLISAQEKDLGVSTRTRDMVLASITTDELPPEDTTLSAHALALDSTLNGQSHPLTPAEAALLRDWLHRLATS; this comes from the coding sequence ATGGGCGGAGAGCGGAGCGTCACCACGCGCGAGCGGATCATCCAGGCCGCGGCCGAACTGCTGGCCGACGGCGGGATCGACGCGGTCTCCACGCGGGCCGTCGCCGCCGCCGCGGGCGTGCAGGCACCGGCCCTGTACCGGCTGTTCGGCGACAAGCAGGGGCTGCTGGACGCGGTCACCGCGCACGGGTTCGAGCGGTACCTGGCCGCCAAGAAGACCGTCGCGCCCAGCGACGACCCGGTCGAGGACCTGCGGCGCGGCTGGGACCTGCACGTCGAGTTCGGGCTCACCCACCCGGCGTTCTACGTGCTGATGTACGGCGTCCCCCAGCCCGGACGTCGTCCGACCGCCGCCGACGACGCCTACCGGCTGCTGGTCGGCATCCTGGAACGCGTCGCCGCGCAGGGCCGGTTGAAGGTGCCCGTCGAGACGGCGGCGAGCATCGTGCACGCGACCAACACCGGGGTCACGCTCAGCCTGATCTCGGCGCAGGAGAAGGACCTGGGTGTGTCGACAAGGACGCGGGACATGGTGTTGGCCTCGATCACGACCGACGAGTTGCCCCCGGAGGACACCACGCTGTCCGCCCACGCCCTGGCCCTGGACTCGACGCTGAACGGCCAGAGCCACCCGTTGACGCCGGCGGAGGCGGCCCTGCTGCGCGACTGGCTGCACCGGCTCGCGACGAGCTGA
- a CDS encoding IclR family transcriptional regulator domain-containing protein, with product MGESVERGAYYVQSLERGLAVVRAFSADTPALTLTDVAKATGLTRAAARRFLLTLVDLGYVRTDGKLFSLTARVLELGYAFLSSMSLPEIAQPHLERLSGEVGESTSASVLDGADVVYVARFAVSRIMAVSITVGTRFPAYATSMGHVLLAGLSAGELERYLGSVRLEPLTSHTITSVERLRDELDGVRAQGWALVDQELEEGLRSVAAPVRDRSGRVVAAVNVSTHASRTTVDRMREETVPRLLATCAAIEQDLAADPRPRV from the coding sequence ATGGGTGAGTCGGTGGAGCGCGGCGCGTACTACGTGCAGTCGTTGGAGCGCGGGTTGGCGGTGGTCCGCGCGTTCAGCGCCGACACGCCCGCGCTGACGCTCACCGACGTCGCCAAGGCCACCGGGCTGACCCGGGCGGCGGCACGGCGGTTCCTGCTGACGCTGGTGGACCTCGGGTACGTGCGGACCGACGGGAAGCTGTTCTCGTTGACCGCGCGGGTGCTGGAACTCGGGTACGCGTTCCTGTCGAGCATGTCGCTGCCCGAGATCGCCCAGCCCCACCTCGAACGGCTCTCCGGCGAGGTGGGCGAGTCCACCTCCGCCTCGGTGCTGGACGGGGCGGATGTCGTGTACGTGGCGCGGTTCGCCGTGTCTCGGATCATGGCCGTGTCGATCACCGTGGGCACCCGGTTCCCGGCGTACGCCACGTCGATGGGACACGTGTTGCTGGCCGGGCTGTCCGCCGGGGAGTTGGAGCGGTACCTGGGTTCGGTGCGGTTGGAGCCGTTGACGTCGCACACGATCACCTCCGTGGAGCGGCTCCGGGACGAGTTGGACGGGGTGCGGGCCCAGGGATGGGCGCTGGTGGACCAGGAGTTGGAGGAAGGGCTGCGGTCGGTGGCGGCTCCGGTTCGCGATCGGTCGGGGCGGGTGGTGGCGGCGGTCAACGTGTCCACCCATGCCAGTCGGACCACGGTGGACCGCATGCGGGAGGAGACCGTGCCGCGGCTGTTGGCCACGTGTGCGGCGATCGAGCAGGACTTGGCGGCTGACCCGCGACCGCGCGTGTAG
- a CDS encoding bifunctional lysylphosphatidylglycerol flippase/synthetase MprF: MARAAHRLGPLIRRAPVTTALLVVLWGVGAVSGTLWSGPSDELLDQIGFGVSSPLWTALGSSLWCANLAGYLGTSVLLVVFGPVAEREFGPWRAVALLVGCQVAAVFAGAGLVRVGASTGWSWPSSLEYDLAVGVSPGVAGLALALSFRLPPLWRRRVRVFLVLGLLVLALYSGYLEDVLRLCGGVVGLLVGAVRRRPVAVLASETRVLVALLLAASALGPIVVWLSPYANGPLSWFTDVVAVPQPDADTVAGLCADPESWSQCRTAQAQAAYDRLPALLMSVVPALLLLVLAEGLRRGRRFAWWAALVLNVGMAALFGWYVVDLGDVLTPSVFAEFALPLVLPVAIVVVLLCTRRHFPLPTPVRRFWAVSLGGFLALSAVYVLGGYVVREQFTPVPGFGDLVADLPARFLPPGYLGLVALPFRPDDFVAAVLFEYTGVVFWLVVLGGLLQALWHARRVEQGDAAARAWELVQLHGGTSLSYMTTWRGNRYWFTPDGEAVVAYRVVATIALTVGDPIGPPGTRFEAVRGFAAFCAHEGWTPCLYSISEELRDEVAVSGWHAVQVAEDTVIPLPDLTFTGRKWQDVRTALNKAGKRGITAEWVRYAEAPPALTDQVRSISAEWVADKGLPEMGFTLGGLAELSGDGVRCLVAVDADRTVHAVTSWLPVHVDGRVVGWTLDFMRRRGSAFPGAMEFLIASAALALREEGYAFLSLSGAPLARLDRGARACGVQRVLDFTGRVLEPVYGFRSLLAFKAKFQPVYRPLYMAYPDPAALPRIANAVGRAYLPGMSVRQGVRLAGRVLRSVRHAPARPVA; encoded by the coding sequence GTGGCTCGCGCAGCGCACCGGCTTGGCCCGCTGATCCGGCGGGCGCCCGTCACGACGGCGTTGCTGGTCGTGTTGTGGGGCGTGGGCGCGGTCAGCGGGACGCTGTGGTCGGGGCCGTCCGACGAACTGCTCGACCAGATCGGGTTCGGGGTGTCGTCTCCACTGTGGACGGCCCTCGGGTCCTCGTTGTGGTGCGCGAACCTGGCCGGGTACCTGGGGACCAGCGTGCTGCTGGTGGTGTTCGGACCGGTCGCGGAGCGCGAGTTCGGGCCGTGGCGGGCGGTGGCGCTGCTGGTCGGGTGCCAGGTGGCGGCGGTGTTCGCGGGAGCCGGGCTGGTGCGGGTGGGCGCGTCGACCGGGTGGAGTTGGCCGTCGTCGCTGGAGTACGACCTGGCGGTGGGGGTGTCGCCGGGGGTGGCGGGGCTGGCGTTGGCGTTGAGCTTCCGGCTGCCGCCGCTGTGGCGTCGACGGGTGCGGGTGTTCCTGGTGCTCGGGCTGCTGGTGCTGGCGCTGTACTCGGGGTACCTGGAGGACGTGCTGCGGCTGTGCGGAGGGGTCGTCGGGCTGCTGGTGGGGGCGGTGCGACGACGTCCGGTGGCGGTGCTGGCGTCGGAGACCCGGGTGCTGGTGGCCTTGCTGTTGGCGGCTTCGGCGTTGGGGCCGATCGTGGTGTGGTTGTCGCCTTACGCCAACGGGCCGCTGTCGTGGTTCACCGACGTGGTGGCGGTGCCGCAGCCGGACGCGGACACCGTGGCCGGGTTGTGCGCGGACCCGGAGTCGTGGTCGCAGTGCCGGACCGCGCAGGCCCAGGCGGCGTACGACCGGTTGCCCGCGTTGCTGATGTCGGTGGTGCCCGCGTTGTTGTTGCTGGTGCTGGCGGAAGGGCTGCGGCGGGGGCGGCGGTTCGCGTGGTGGGCGGCGCTGGTGCTCAACGTCGGGATGGCGGCGCTGTTCGGCTGGTACGTGGTGGACCTGGGGGACGTGCTGACGCCTTCGGTGTTCGCCGAGTTCGCGCTGCCGTTGGTGTTGCCGGTGGCGATCGTGGTCGTGTTGTTGTGCACTCGGCGGCACTTCCCGTTGCCCACGCCGGTCCGCCGGTTCTGGGCGGTGTCGTTGGGCGGGTTCCTGGCGTTGAGCGCGGTGTACGTGCTCGGCGGGTACGTGGTGCGCGAGCAGTTCACGCCCGTGCCCGGGTTCGGCGACCTGGTGGCGGACCTGCCGGCGCGGTTCCTCCCACCGGGCTACCTGGGGTTGGTGGCGCTGCCGTTCCGGCCCGACGACTTCGTGGCGGCGGTGCTGTTCGAGTACACCGGGGTGGTGTTCTGGCTGGTCGTGCTGGGCGGGTTGCTGCAGGCGCTGTGGCACGCGCGGCGGGTCGAGCAGGGGGATGCGGCGGCGCGGGCGTGGGAGCTGGTGCAGCTGCACGGCGGGACGTCCCTGTCGTACATGACGACCTGGCGCGGCAACCGGTACTGGTTCACCCCTGACGGTGAGGCGGTGGTCGCCTATCGGGTGGTGGCGACGATCGCGTTGACGGTGGGTGATCCGATCGGGCCTCCGGGGACCCGGTTCGAGGCCGTACGCGGTTTCGCGGCGTTCTGCGCCCACGAAGGCTGGACACCGTGCCTCTACAGCATCAGCGAGGAGCTGCGGGACGAGGTGGCGGTGAGCGGGTGGCACGCGGTGCAGGTCGCCGAGGACACCGTGATCCCGCTGCCGGACTTGACGTTCACCGGCCGCAAGTGGCAGGACGTGCGGACAGCGCTGAACAAGGCGGGCAAGCGCGGCATCACCGCCGAGTGGGTCCGCTACGCCGAGGCGCCACCCGCGCTGACCGACCAGGTGCGGTCGATCTCGGCGGAGTGGGTGGCCGACAAGGGGTTGCCGGAGATGGGGTTCACGCTGGGCGGGCTCGCGGAGCTGTCCGGCGACGGGGTGCGCTGCCTGGTCGCGGTGGACGCCGACCGGACCGTGCACGCGGTGACCAGCTGGCTGCCGGTGCACGTGGACGGCCGGGTGGTCGGGTGGACGCTGGACTTCATGCGGCGGCGGGGGAGCGCGTTCCCGGGGGCGATGGAGTTCCTGATCGCATCGGCGGCGCTGGCGCTGCGGGAAGAGGGGTACGCGTTCCTGAGCCTGTCCGGGGCGCCGCTGGCACGGTTGGACCGGGGTGCGCGGGCGTGCGGGGTGCAGCGGGTGCTGGACTTCACCGGGCGGGTGCTGGAGCCGGTGTACGGGTTCCGGTCGCTGCTGGCGTTCAAGGCGAAGTTCCAACCCGTGTACCGGCCGCTGTACATGGCCTACCCCGACCCGGCGGCGCTGCCGCGCATCGCGAACGCCGTGGGGCGGGCGTACCTGCCGGGGATGAGCGTGCGCCAGGGTGTGCGACTGGCCGGCCGCGTTCTGCGGTCGGTCCGCCACGCGCCGGCCCGACCCGTCGCCTAG